The sequence GGAACCCTATGCCGCGGCTCTGAAGCTGCGGATGGCCACCGTGGTCGGCGGGCTGTCCATCGGCCGCCAGGTCAGCTCCCTGCGCACCGGCGCCGAGGTGGTGGTGGCCACCCCCGGGCGGCTCAGCGACCTGGTGGGGCGGCGGGACGTACACCTGGAGCGCGTGAAGATCACCGTGCTCGACGAGGCCGACCAGATGTGTGACATGGGCTTCATGCCGCAGGTCACCGAGATCCTGGACCAGGTGCACCACGCGGGACAGCGGATGCTGTTCTCGGCGACCCTGGACCGGAATGTGGACCAGCTCGTCCGGAAGTACCTGAAGGACCCGGTCTCGCACTCCGTCGACCCGCAGGCGGGCGCGGTGTCCACGATGGACCACCACGTCCTGCACATCCACGCGGCCGACAAGGTCTCGGCGGCGACCGAGATCGCGGCCCGGGACAACCGGGTGCTGATGTTCCTCGACACCAAGCACGGGGTCGACCAGTTCGTGAAGCACCTGCGAGCCATGGGCGTACGGGCGGAGGGCCTGCACAGCGGCAAGTCGCAGCCGCAGCGCACCCGGACCCTGGCGCAGTTCAAGACCGGGGCCGTCACCGTCCTGGTCGCCACGAACGTCGCGGCGCGCGGCATCCACATCGACGACCTCGACCTCGTGGTCAACGTGGACCCGCCCGCCGACCACAAGGACTATCTGCACCGGGGCGGCCGTACCGCCCGGGCCGGCGAGTCCGGCCGGGTCGTCACCCTCGTCACCCCGAACCAGCGTCGGGACATGGTCCGCCTGCTCGCCGACGCCCGGATCCGGCCGACGATCACGCAGGTACGGTCCGGTGAGGCCGCACTGACCCGCATCACCGGCGCCAAGGCCCCCTCCGGGGTACCGCTGGCGGGTTCCGCGCCGACCGACGCCAAGGGCAAGCCCTCGGGCTCGGACCTGGCCTTCCGCGGCATCGGCACCCGCCCGGGCCGGGGCAAGGAGTCCCGCAAGACGATCGAGGCTCGCCAGCAGGCCGAGGCCCGCCGTGCGGCCCGGGTGCGCCGAGGCATCTGACCCGGGTACGCCTGCCCCACGTACGCCAGGCCTGCGCGTTCCCCGGACCGGATCCGGTCCGGGGAACGCGCAGGCCTCCGGTGTCAGCCCCTGCGGCGGCGGTTGCGCGCCACGATCGCGCGGGTGACCACGGGCGGGAGCAGGTCCTTGGCCAGCTTGCGCCAGCGGGCACCGGGCCTGGGCGGGACGGGCCGCTGCGCGGCGGCGGGAGCGGGCGCCGGAGCCGGTTCCGCCGGCGGCGCAGGGTGCAGTGGCTGCGGGGGTGCCGGTGCGACCACGCCCTCGTCCCCGATGCGTACCAGGGGGCGTCCGTCGATCACGTCCACACCGTGCCAGAGGTCGCTGCGCCCCTCCAGCCACGCGAGCAGGGCGGTCTGGTGGGGCTCCGGGTCTCCCCAGGTCGCGTAGAGCTTCGAGCCCGAGACGCAGATGGGGTGCAGGTCGCCCGTGACCACGGCGCTCCAGACGGCGGCCGCGACGCCGGGGCAGTGCTCGGAACGGTAGTCGTCGAAGACCACCACCGCGTCCGGGGTCGCGACGAGACGCGAGGACGCGATGTCCGTGGCGACGTGCTCGTACAGGTGCGAGGCGTCGACGTGCACGAACCGGCAGCTCGTCGGCTTGACCCGGTCGGCGACGACCGAGGTGGGGGCTTGGATCAGCGTCGGCAGCGCCTCGTGGAAGGCCAGGTAGTTCGTCTCGAAGCCGCGGCGCGTGAGCGTGGGGTAGGAGCTGCGGTTCTCCGCGACGTTGAAGTCGTCCGTCGCGGGCGAGTCGAAGAGGTCACAGACGGTGAACTCCTCGCCGGGCCGGAGGTACCGGCCGAGGAAGATCGCGCTCTTGCCCATGAAGGCGCCGAGCTCCAGCAGGTCGCCCGGCTGCCCCTCGCTGCTGTTCTGTCGTGTCAGGAACCAGTCGAAGAGCACCTGGTCGTACGCCGAGAACCAGCCTTTGACCTCGTCGTACGTGGTGGGCACGGGCGGGGTCGGCTCACCGTCGGGGGTCGTGACGGAAGCTTGTGAAACGTGCGGCACGGAGAGTCGTCCTCCAGCGAAGTGGCGTCGATTTTCACGCTGATACCCGGCCGGGTAACGGCACCCTACGCCCTGGATCGACGTGTGACGAGATGTAAACGCGATCATCATGTGATTCCGGTTGCCCTGCCTGTCCTGTGCTGGGTCCTCGGTTCTCGGGCCGACGGCGCGACGCGCATGCGCCGGGTCCGGGCGGTGGTCGCGGGTCGGTGCGGCGTCGCGTACAGGTCCGGGAGGAAGCCGGGCCGCCGGCAACTGCGGTGCGCGGAGCGGGAGATGGGTGACCGCCACGCACTCGGTCCTCCCGCGGGTCCGATCGGTGGCCGGCGTCGCGGGACGGACCTGCTTCGGGCGGCCCGGTCTCAGCCGAGGGGACGGCCGTCGGACCGATCTTCTTCGTCCTCGCCGTCCTCGTCGGCGGCCCGGTAGTGGTAGGCGTCCCACCAGTCGTCGTCCTCGTCCGTGCGGTCGTCCTCGTCCTCGTCCTCGTCCGGGTCGTCGACCTCGTACACGGCACCGCGCCACCTGCCGTCGTCGGCGGCGCTCCGGCGGACGCGCACCCGCTGCCGTTCGTCCAGCGCCGCGAGCGCGGGATGGACCTGCTTCCGGGCGTGGTCCCCCAGCGGGTCCTCGCAGGCCGTGCGCGCGCGGACCGCCCGGTCGGCGCCTTCGGCGAAGCCGAGCGCCGCGAGGCTCGCGGCGGCCACCACGGAGGCGGCCCACTCCCGCAGGCCGTGCGGGTACGCGTGCAGCAGCAGCACGCCCGCCACGCACCAGAAACCGACCAGCAGGACGATCCCCACGCACCCGCAGCAGTCCAGCAGCCGCCCCCGCTCATGTGTCGGCGTCCGCGGGATCCGGGTGATCCGGGGCAGCCGGGCGTCCCGGTCCCGCGCGTACGCCCTGCGCCCGATCCGGTACTCCGTGTCGTACCGGTCGAGACAGCCGATCGACGCCGGCTCGGGGTCGTATCGGCGTACGGCGTCCAGCAGGGCGGCGGGCAACGGGTGCCCGGGCGGCGTCCGGCCCGGGTCGCGGCCCGCCCCGGTCAGCCGCGCCGCCCCTTCCCCGTCAATGTCGAGGTACCCGCCGAGGAGCAGCTCGGCCGCCGCCGCCTCGATCTCCTCGGACCTCAACTCGGCGGCGTGGTAAGCCTCCAGTTCCAGGCCGGCGACCAGCCCGAGGACGGCGCGCCGCAGCCGGGCCCGCCGCCACCACCGCAGGCCGATGACCGCGTACACGGCGGCGGCCACGGTGAACGCGGATACGGCGAGGAGGAGTTGGAGCACGCCCCGAGGCTACGTCCGCGACTGCGGGGCGAACACGCAATTTTCCCGCACCCGGCTCAGGTCAGACCTGGTCCTCGACCAGCCCGACGCGACGCGACCGACGCTCCGCTCCGGGGCCGGGCGAACGGCTGACCGGACCCCCGGTCCACCGTTCAGACCGCGGTGCCGCGCCGCAGGCGTTCGGCGGCCGCGTTGCGGACGCGGCGGGTGCGGGCGTCGGTGGCCAGCAGGGCCAAGGCCTCGTACGAGGTCAACAGGCGGGCCGCGGTGCGCTGGCACCAGTCGGAGGCGGCGGTGAGCTCCTCGGCGGACCAGGCCTCGCCGCAGGTGGCGGCCTTGAGCAGGTTCCACTCCCGCAGCCGGCGCTCGGGGAAGGCCCGGCCGGCGAGGGCGGCGGCCATGGCCCGGGCCCAGGCGGAGAACTCCTCCTCGGCCAGCAGTTGTACGGCCCGCCGGTCGAGATGGGTGACCACCGCGCTCTCGGCCATCACCCGGTCGGGATCGCGCAGCACGGCGGCCACGACCTCCGCCTCGGCCTGCGCGCCCGCGCCCGGGCCCGGCGCCGCGGCCAGGGACTCCAGGTGGCGGGCGTAGCGCCAGTGCTCGGGAGGCTCATCGGCGTCGGGGCCGTTCATCGGGGGCCGCGCCGGTATGCCGGTGGCGGGTCGCTGCCCGTCGTTTCCTCTCGCCATGGCCCCCATTCCACACGATCTCCGTCGGCGGCCGGCGGTCAGGGTGCCGTCAGGGGGCGTTCAGCGGTGCGGGCCCGCATCAGGCCCTCCGCACCGACCGGTCGGTAGCCCGCGCCCCCGGGAGGCCCGTACGCCGCGCGCGCGTGGCCGTCAGACCTGCTCGAAGTGGAAGGACTTGATGAAGCAGTCGCGGGGCTGACCGATCGCGAAGAAGATGCAGTCCACCAGCG comes from Streptomyces virginiae and encodes:
- a CDS encoding DEAD/DEAH box helicase, encoding MRNPSAHGRFGVKGGAKAGARTPAKAARTLGPQGEFTMHAPKEPALAPVKSFAELDLPAQLVETMASLAVTEPFPIQAATLPNALAGRDVLGRGRTGSGKTLAFGLALLARTAGQQADPKRPLALVLVPTRELAQQVTEALEPYAAALKLRMATVVGGLSIGRQVSSLRTGAEVVVATPGRLSDLVGRRDVHLERVKITVLDEADQMCDMGFMPQVTEILDQVHHAGQRMLFSATLDRNVDQLVRKYLKDPVSHSVDPQAGAVSTMDHHVLHIHAADKVSAATEIAARDNRVLMFLDTKHGVDQFVKHLRAMGVRAEGLHSGKSQPQRTRTLAQFKTGAVTVLVATNVAARGIHIDDLDLVVNVDPPADHKDYLHRGGRTARAGESGRVVTLVTPNQRRDMVRLLADARIRPTITQVRSGEAALTRITGAKAPSGVPLAGSAPTDAKGKPSGSDLAFRGIGTRPGRGKESRKTIEARQQAEARRAARVRRGI
- a CDS encoding class I SAM-dependent methyltransferase; its protein translation is MPHVSQASVTTPDGEPTPPVPTTYDEVKGWFSAYDQVLFDWFLTRQNSSEGQPGDLLELGAFMGKSAIFLGRYLRPGEEFTVCDLFDSPATDDFNVAENRSSYPTLTRRGFETNYLAFHEALPTLIQAPTSVVADRVKPTSCRFVHVDASHLYEHVATDIASSRLVATPDAVVVFDDYRSEHCPGVAAAVWSAVVTGDLHPICVSGSKLYATWGDPEPHQTALLAWLEGRSDLWHGVDVIDGRPLVRIGDEGVVAPAPPQPLHPAPPAEPAPAPAPAAAQRPVPPRPGARWRKLAKDLLPPVVTRAIVARNRRRRG